The following proteins are encoded in a genomic region of Dyadobacter sp. UC 10:
- a CDS encoding YihY/virulence factor BrkB family protein, which yields MENLLEKLLRNRQIKRLIKWLQKTMLVKGTVSPYEIILNLVQSNRKYDIDQRASAVAYSLTLAAFPAIIFLFTLIPYIPIENLDQQIMELLHENMPRGIYEDADQTIMDIISRPRGGVLSFGFIFAMIASTNGMMSLMRSFDMVYEDEEIRGFLLTRGIAILLTLLLILVLFVSVILLIVGDAVMNLLADWNIVMDSLLLALLNITRYLVSFGSLMLTISIIYRFAPSHGRHTAFLNFGSVVASVLILASTYGFSFYLSRFSSYNKLYGSIGTMIALMIWLYLLAFVIILGFEINASIAAARRSKGHVKRSSAV from the coding sequence ATGGAAAATCTGCTTGAAAAACTGTTGCGAAACCGCCAAATCAAGCGACTTATCAAGTGGTTACAAAAAACCATGCTGGTAAAAGGGACGGTATCTCCTTACGAGATTATCCTCAACCTGGTTCAGAGCAACAGGAAATATGACATTGATCAGCGTGCTTCCGCAGTCGCTTACAGTCTTACATTGGCAGCATTTCCAGCCATTATCTTCCTGTTTACATTAATTCCCTATATCCCGATCGAGAACCTGGACCAGCAGATCATGGAATTGCTGCATGAGAATATGCCGCGGGGAATTTATGAGGATGCGGACCAGACGATCATGGATATTATCAGCAGGCCGCGCGGAGGGGTACTTTCTTTCGGTTTTATTTTCGCAATGATTGCTTCCACGAATGGAATGATGTCATTGATGCGGTCTTTTGATATGGTTTATGAAGACGAAGAAATCCGCGGTTTTCTACTGACGAGAGGTATTGCAATCCTGCTCACTTTACTGCTGATTCTGGTTCTTTTTGTGTCGGTGATCCTACTGATCGTCGGAGATGCAGTGATGAACCTGCTGGCTGACTGGAACATTGTAATGGACAGTCTGCTGCTGGCGCTTCTGAATATTACCCGGTACCTGGTCAGTTTTGGTTCTTTGATGCTCACGATCTCCATCATCTACCGGTTCGCACCCTCTCACGGCCGACATACTGCTTTTTTAAATTTTGGCTCTGTGGTCGCTTCTGTCCTCATTCTTGCTTCCACCTACGGTTTCTCTTTTTACCTTTCACGATTCAGTTCTTATAACAAATTGTACGGTTCGATCGGTACCATGATCGCGTTGATGATCTGGCTGTATCTGCTTGCTTTTGTGATCATCCTTGGATTCGAGATCAATGCAAGTATTGCCGCCGCCCGACGGAGCAAGGGGCATGTTAAACGCTCATCTGCCGTATAA
- a CDS encoding acyl-CoA thioesterase, with amino-acid sequence MFVYEVKGIRVRYADTDQMGYVYYGNYARYYEIGRVEALRSLDFHYKAMEDEGVMMPVYESHFRYLKPARYDDLLNIRVTIQEMPGVRVRFFYEIRNQNDILLNTGETTLVFQRRDNSKLCTAPEKLRAKLLSYFE; translated from the coding sequence ATGTTTGTTTACGAAGTCAAAGGCATTCGCGTCAGGTACGCCGACACGGATCAGATGGGGTATGTGTATTATGGAAATTATGCCCGCTATTATGAGATAGGCAGGGTGGAAGCATTGCGGAGCCTGGATTTTCATTATAAGGCGATGGAAGATGAAGGGGTAATGATGCCGGTTTATGAAAGTCATTTCCGCTATCTCAAACCTGCCCGTTATGACGATCTGCTGAACATCCGGGTGACAATTCAGGAAATGCCGGGTGTGCGGGTCCGTTTTTTCTATGAAATAAGAAACCAGAATGATATTTTGCTTAACACCGGTGAGACAACTCTGGTTTTTCAACGTCGTGATAACAGCAAATTGTGTACCGCGCCCGAGAAGCTGAGAGCAAAGCTTCTTTCTTATTTTGAATAA
- the mltG gene encoding endolytic transglycosylase MltG, protein MSRNFKIGLFVTLAILATTFSFYFWQIFKTPNLQVDKQSSFALLIPEGATYESVLDSLNKHDVINDHISFRFLAKLLKYPEKVKAGRYVIKPGSSNYTVVKKLSSGNQDAVKLTFNNIRLKEDLIKRIGSRFEFGEANFRKALNDPAVCNKYGLDTLTIVSMFLPNTYEIFWTTGTEKFLDRMHSEYKKFWTDEKIAKAKEIGLTPVQVSILASIVEEEQARKVDERPRVAGLYLNRLKAEMPLQADPTIKFALQDFAIKRILNGQLMIKSPYNTYLNTGLPPGPIRVADFNSLDAVLNYDKHDYIYMCAKADLSGYHAFATNYNDHLKNARLYQAELNRLKILK, encoded by the coding sequence ATGTCGCGTAATTTCAAAATAGGTTTATTCGTAACCCTTGCCATTCTGGCCACCACTTTTTCGTTCTACTTCTGGCAGATCTTTAAAACGCCCAACCTGCAGGTAGACAAGCAGTCGAGCTTTGCACTGCTCATTCCGGAGGGGGCAACATACGAGTCCGTGCTGGACTCCCTGAACAAGCACGATGTGATTAATGACCACATTTCTTTCCGGTTTCTGGCCAAACTTTTGAAATACCCTGAAAAAGTGAAGGCAGGCCGATATGTGATCAAGCCCGGTAGCAGCAATTACACGGTTGTGAAAAAATTGAGCTCGGGAAATCAGGATGCTGTAAAACTTACTTTTAACAATATCAGATTAAAGGAAGACCTGATCAAACGCATTGGCAGCCGGTTTGAGTTTGGCGAAGCTAACTTTCGGAAAGCATTGAATGATCCGGCAGTATGTAACAAATACGGCCTGGATACGCTTACGATCGTTTCTATGTTTTTACCAAATACTTACGAGATTTTCTGGACTACCGGCACAGAAAAATTTCTGGACAGAATGCATAGTGAGTACAAAAAATTCTGGACGGACGAAAAAATCGCAAAGGCAAAGGAAATTGGGCTGACACCCGTGCAGGTTTCCATATTGGCCTCCATAGTCGAAGAAGAACAAGCCAGAAAAGTAGACGAGCGTCCGCGTGTGGCAGGCTTGTATCTGAACCGTTTAAAAGCGGAAATGCCTTTACAGGCGGATCCTACCATCAAATTTGCATTGCAGGATTTCGCGATCAAAAGGATATTAAATGGTCAGCTGATGATTAAATCACCCTACAATACTTACCTCAATACCGGCCTCCCTCCCGGCCCGATCCGGGTTGCTGATTTCAATTCACTGGATGCGGTATTAAACTACGATAAGCACGATTATATTTATATGTGTGCAAAAGCCGATCTATCCGGATATCATGCATTTGCAACTAATTATAACGACCATCTCAAAAACGCCCGGCTTTATCAGGCTGAACTGAACAGGCTCAAAATCCTGAAATAA
- a CDS encoding Ldh family oxidoreductase, translating into MYQASYLKHFTEEVFLAIGCPVEEAKLASTVLISADLRGVDSHGIARLAGYVRLYDNGRLNPAPVVKIVYETPSTAVVDGDRGLGLVVAPQAMEIAMEKAEKAGSGWVSVRNSNHFGIAGYHAMLALEKDMIGWTMTNAAPLVTPTFSLDKLLGTNPIAVAVPAMEEPAFVADFASTAVAYGKFEILQRKNLPAPLGWAQDADGNPTTDSNAVKSGGGLLPLGSDREHGSHKGYGLGAIVDIFSGVLSGANFGPWVPPFATAGFMSAQEGVGLGTGHFLGAMRVDGFRPADDFKNDMDKWIRAFRGARAVEGEKVLIPGDPEREMEAQRSVNGIQLLEPVVKSLDELAKRFSIPFQSNL; encoded by the coding sequence ATGTACCAGGCCAGTTATTTGAAACATTTTACAGAAGAAGTTTTTCTGGCGATCGGGTGCCCGGTCGAGGAAGCGAAACTGGCTTCGACAGTACTGATAAGCGCCGATCTGCGCGGAGTTGATTCGCACGGAATAGCGCGTTTGGCCGGTTATGTACGGTTATACGACAATGGGAGATTGAATCCGGCACCGGTGGTAAAGATAGTCTATGAAACGCCGAGCACAGCAGTGGTCGACGGGGACCGGGGGCTAGGGCTCGTCGTAGCGCCACAGGCGATGGAAATCGCGATGGAAAAGGCGGAAAAGGCAGGTTCGGGCTGGGTCTCAGTACGTAACTCAAATCATTTCGGTATCGCCGGCTATCACGCAATGCTTGCGCTTGAAAAAGATATGATCGGTTGGACGATGACTAATGCAGCTCCGCTTGTTACGCCCACTTTTTCTCTTGATAAATTACTGGGAACCAATCCAATAGCGGTGGCGGTGCCAGCAATGGAAGAACCTGCATTTGTGGCAGATTTCGCTTCAACAGCTGTGGCTTACGGCAAGTTTGAGATATTGCAGCGTAAAAATTTACCTGCACCGCTGGGCTGGGCACAGGATGCGGACGGGAATCCCACGACCGATTCCAATGCAGTAAAGAGCGGCGGCGGCTTATTACCACTAGGTTCCGACCGGGAGCACGGAAGCCACAAGGGTTACGGGCTGGGTGCGATAGTGGATATATTTTCAGGCGTACTTTCGGGTGCTAATTTTGGTCCCTGGGTGCCACCTTTCGCTACTGCCGGATTTATGTCAGCGCAGGAAGGTGTAGGTTTGGGTACCGGACATTTTCTCGGCGCAATGCGGGTGGATGGGTTCAGACCCGCCGATGATTTTAAGAATGATATGGACAAATGGATCCGGGCATTCAGAGGGGCGCGGGCTGTGGAAGGAGAAAAGGTGCTGATCCCGGGAGATCCGGAGCGGGAAATGGAAGCACAAAGGAGTGTAAATGGAATCCAATTGCTGGAACCGGTTGTTAAGTCACTGGACGAGCTGGCGAAAAGGTTCAGTATCCCGTTTCAAAGTAATTTATAA
- a CDS encoding DUF502 domain-containing protein yields the protein MEIKNSVLKRIISYFIRGLVLVAPLYATVLIIWSGVEYLDNIIPIDIPISNQQSVYLPGLGVLIIILGIILLGFLFSTIIPQSFFKFTESLMRRIPLVSLIYYSIKDLILAFVGDKKKFNQPVLVTIYKDAEIKKIGFITQNDLTHLKITDHVAVYFPFSYSLSGELLIVPAALIVPVEASSTDVMKMIVSGGVSVKVSKEETTEED from the coding sequence ATGGAAATCAAGAATTCAGTCCTGAAAAGGATCATAAGCTATTTCATACGCGGGTTGGTGCTCGTCGCACCGCTGTATGCAACAGTCCTCATTATCTGGAGCGGCGTCGAATATCTGGACAATATTATTCCGATCGACATCCCCATTTCCAATCAGCAATCGGTTTATTTGCCAGGGCTTGGCGTGCTCATTATTATTTTAGGGATCATTTTACTGGGTTTTCTTTTTTCAACGATCATCCCGCAGTCCTTTTTTAAATTTACCGAAAGCCTGATGCGGCGGATCCCGCTGGTCAGCCTGATATACTATTCCATTAAAGATCTTATTCTTGCGTTTGTAGGCGATAAGAAAAAATTTAACCAGCCGGTACTGGTCACTATTTACAAGGACGCGGAAATCAAAAAGATCGGGTTCATCACCCAAAACGATCTGACTCACCTCAAAATCACCGACCACGTGGCAGTCTATTTTCCTTTTTCCTATTCTCTTTCCGGCGAGCTTCTGATCGTTCCTGCCGCGTTGATCGTACCCGTAGAAGCTTCTTCGACCGACGTCATGAAAATGATCGTATCAGGTGGTGTTTCAGTCAAAGTCTCCAAGGAAGAAACCACCGAAGAAGACTGA
- a CDS encoding 3-phosphoshikimate 1-carboxyvinyltransferase: MKSIVVYPPKQPVKAEIKLVASKSECNRALIINALTGFQCELSNVSEARDSQTMMRLLNANEEIADVIDAGTTMRFLTAYYAVTNQTKIMTGTPRMCERPIGILVDALRKLGADIEYQKEEGYPPLKLNGFTYSGQHELTMRGDVSSQYISALLMIAPQLPSGLTIQLEGEVGSRPYIEMTLNQMAHFGIEYQANWQTNKITIPPFKYQPKPYAIESDWSGASYWYSIVALSENAEVELLGLKKNSLQGDSAIVQIMRHLGVESLFTERGVLLTKIPAAASIGWDFSDCPDLAQTVAVCCAVKNIRLSMTGVESLKIKETDRIFALQQELKKLGAELTEIEKNHLYEVSRTRDFQPQDLPSIHTYDDHRMAMAFAPAGMVAPIRIEEPEVVVKSYPGYWKDLSQVTVWEEKDI, encoded by the coding sequence GTGAAATCCATTGTCGTTTACCCACCGAAACAACCCGTAAAAGCCGAAATTAAACTGGTAGCCTCGAAAAGCGAGTGCAACCGGGCATTGATCATCAATGCACTGACCGGATTCCAATGCGAACTTTCCAATGTTTCGGAAGCAAGGGATTCGCAAACTATGATGCGTTTACTGAATGCAAACGAAGAAATAGCCGATGTGATCGACGCAGGAACGACAATGCGGTTTCTTACTGCCTATTACGCAGTAACCAATCAAACAAAAATCATGACTGGCACCCCGCGCATGTGCGAGCGGCCGATCGGAATTCTGGTAGATGCATTAAGAAAACTGGGTGCAGATATTGAATACCAAAAAGAAGAAGGATATCCGCCTTTGAAACTGAATGGATTTACTTATTCGGGACAACATGAGCTCACCATGCGGGGAGACGTCAGCAGTCAATATATTTCTGCATTGCTGATGATCGCGCCCCAGCTGCCAAGCGGGCTTACCATCCAGCTGGAAGGCGAAGTAGGCTCCCGGCCTTATATTGAAATGACGCTCAATCAGATGGCGCATTTCGGCATTGAATATCAGGCAAACTGGCAAACCAACAAGATTACGATTCCCCCATTTAAATACCAGCCAAAGCCTTACGCCATCGAATCCGACTGGTCGGGCGCGAGCTATTGGTACAGCATTGTCGCTTTGTCGGAAAATGCAGAAGTTGAGTTGCTGGGGCTGAAAAAAAATTCATTACAAGGTGACAGCGCGATCGTTCAGATCATGCGGCATTTGGGAGTAGAAAGTTTGTTCACAGAGAGAGGAGTGTTACTAACCAAAATACCTGCCGCTGCGTCTATCGGCTGGGATTTCTCGGATTGTCCCGATCTTGCCCAAACTGTCGCCGTATGCTGCGCCGTGAAAAATATCCGGCTTTCCATGACGGGCGTGGAAAGTCTCAAAATAAAGGAAACTGACCGCATTTTCGCCTTACAGCAGGAATTAAAAAAGCTCGGGGCGGAGTTGACGGAGATTGAAAAAAATCATTTGTACGAGGTTTCCCGGACCAGGGACTTTCAACCGCAGGACTTACCTTCAATCCATACATACGACGACCACCGCATGGCCATGGCTTTTGCGCCAGCTGGAATGGTTGCGCCGATCAGAATAGAGGAACCGGAAGTTGTCGTAAAATCTTATCCGGGCTACTGGAAAGACCTCAGCCAGGTGACTGTCTGGGAAGAAAAAGACATTTAA
- a CDS encoding FMN-binding glutamate synthase family protein: MDGTLSFLASVPIWVYILIVIVLIALRDILQRKHTIQHNFPLVGHFRYMLETIGPELRQYIVANNREELPFNRRQRSWIYASAKKENNYQGFGTDQNMHEPGYVLVKPALLPKKIDSTHNHHVKNGNDPHHYTIPAAKVIGEYHKRKRPYRPRSIVNVSAMSFGSLSSRAIEALNKGSYRFGNYHNTGEGGLSPYHRFGADVVFNMGTSYFGVRDLEGNFVMEKLVKMTRENPFVRMIELKLSQGAKPGKGGVLPASKITAEIAEIRHVPMGVDVVSPPYHSAFSDVKGMIDFIEAMAEATGLPVGIKSAVGKTEMWEELADLMVETGKGPDFITIDGGEGGTGAAPPSFADHVSLPLVFAFSTVYKIFQKRNLNDKLTFIASGKLGLPAQAVMAFSMGADVINVAREAMLSIGCIQAQICHTNRCPTGITTNNKWLESGIDPALKSVRFSNYMSTLAKEIIEITHASGYEHPCQFGMNDVDISMGDHNKTVTLAENYGYLKTIVPYSGIGELLDCPHLGGRDIPGEKVA; this comes from the coding sequence ATGGATGGTACGCTCTCCTTTCTGGCATCGGTCCCTATTTGGGTTTATATTCTGATAGTGATCGTGCTGATTGCGCTGAGGGATATTTTGCAAAGAAAACATACCATTCAGCATAACTTTCCGCTGGTAGGGCATTTCCGTTATATGCTGGAAACGATCGGGCCGGAACTGCGCCAGTATATCGTTGCCAACAACCGGGAAGAACTCCCTTTCAACCGCCGGCAGCGTTCATGGATCTATGCTTCTGCGAAAAAGGAAAATAATTACCAGGGTTTCGGGACGGACCAGAATATGCACGAGCCTGGTTATGTGCTTGTAAAGCCGGCCCTTTTACCTAAAAAAATAGATTCAACGCACAATCACCACGTCAAAAACGGAAACGATCCGCACCATTATACTATTCCGGCTGCCAAAGTAATTGGCGAATATCACAAGAGAAAAAGGCCTTACCGCCCGCGTTCTATCGTCAATGTAAGCGCAATGAGCTTTGGTTCGCTTTCCTCCCGGGCGATCGAAGCATTGAATAAAGGCTCTTACCGGTTTGGGAACTACCATAACACGGGCGAAGGCGGCCTTTCCCCCTACCACCGTTTCGGAGCTGATGTGGTGTTCAATATGGGCACTTCTTACTTCGGCGTACGCGATCTGGAAGGCAATTTTGTAATGGAAAAGCTGGTAAAAATGACAAGAGAAAATCCTTTCGTCAGAATGATCGAGCTGAAACTGTCGCAAGGCGCCAAACCCGGAAAAGGAGGTGTACTTCCGGCCAGCAAGATCACCGCGGAAATTGCAGAAATCAGGCATGTACCTATGGGTGTCGACGTCGTTTCTCCTCCCTACCACAGTGCATTTTCAGATGTGAAGGGAATGATCGATTTTATCGAAGCAATGGCTGAGGCAACCGGTTTGCCGGTCGGCATTAAATCTGCCGTAGGAAAAACGGAAATGTGGGAAGAGCTCGCCGACCTGATGGTAGAAACTGGTAAAGGCCCCGATTTTATCACGATAGACGGAGGAGAAGGCGGTACCGGCGCCGCACCGCCCTCTTTCGCGGACCACGTTTCACTTCCACTCGTTTTTGCTTTTAGTACTGTTTATAAAATTTTCCAGAAAAGAAACCTGAACGACAAGCTTACATTCATCGCTTCCGGCAAGCTCGGCCTGCCGGCCCAGGCTGTGATGGCATTTTCAATGGGCGCCGACGTGATTAATGTTGCAAGAGAGGCGATGCTGTCAATAGGCTGCATTCAGGCGCAGATCTGTCACACTAACCGCTGCCCGACCGGAATTACTACCAATAACAAATGGCTCGAATCGGGCATTGATCCGGCATTGAAAAGCGTACGTTTTTCCAACTATATGAGCACGCTTGCCAAAGAGATCATTGAAATTACGCACGCGTCAGGTTACGAGCATCCCTGCCAGTTCGGGATGAATGATGTGGATATTTCGATGGGCGATCACAACAAAACGGTCACACTTGCCGAAAATTACGGTTATTTAAAGACTATTGTCCCCTACTCCGGTATCGGGGAACTGCTTGACTGTCCACACCTGGGCGGCCGCGATATTCCCGGCGAGAAAGTCGCCTGA
- a CDS encoding S8 family peptidase: MSKTLFISIFLFSFISNAAFTQSSPRYLVLLKDKTGTPYSVEKPQDFLSERAIARRNRQNVPVTATDLPVNPAYITAIKQTGAAVIFSTRWFNGVLIEASAAQLEAIKKLAFYKGIELNLPVANISSDSPGIQRVAKSQEKFGTTEDLNYGNMNAQLALMEVPELHKKGFQGENMLIAVMDNGFVNGNTLGFLDQLRTEKRIIDTYDFLNRETNVYNSGSHGINVLSTMAAYQPGTMIGAAFKASYALYHTENDFGESPYEEITWLLAAERADSIGADVVNTSLGYYSFDDDFATDAYNYTYEDMNGKTTIISRAARFATRTGMLVVNSAGNEGNNAWRYITAPADVDSVLTVGATTYDRSYAALSSIGPNAAGQQKPDLAAVGFGTVVGSVSGSASSGNGTSFSSPLIAGLAAILWQAHPQLTAQQIIYVLKKSGHLANAPDNKLGFGVPSAVKAEQIIADEFSPLGTEEGIISSIILAPNPVNTNVTLTIPPALIGRHASLNVFGVNGVSRYNKTERLTESHTIFAGNLPAGLYLMSIQVDNQERTLKFIKK, translated from the coding sequence ATGAGCAAAACTCTATTCATCAGCATCTTCCTGTTCTCATTTATTTCAAATGCTGCCTTCACCCAAAGTAGCCCGAGGTATCTGGTGCTTTTGAAAGACAAAACAGGCACCCCCTATTCGGTGGAGAAGCCACAGGATTTCCTTTCAGAAAGGGCTATTGCGCGTAGAAACAGGCAAAATGTTCCGGTTACTGCAACCGACCTGCCGGTCAACCCTGCTTATATTACTGCTATAAAACAAACCGGCGCCGCCGTGATCTTCTCAACACGCTGGTTCAATGGCGTGTTGATAGAAGCTTCGGCCGCCCAATTGGAAGCGATTAAGAAACTGGCCTTTTACAAAGGCATTGAGCTTAACCTGCCGGTAGCAAATATCAGTTCCGATTCTCCGGGCATCCAGCGTGTAGCGAAAAGCCAGGAAAAATTTGGCACAACGGAAGACCTCAACTATGGAAATATGAATGCACAGCTCGCACTAATGGAAGTGCCGGAGTTGCATAAAAAAGGATTTCAGGGCGAGAATATGCTGATTGCCGTGATGGATAACGGTTTTGTAAACGGAAATACATTAGGCTTTCTTGATCAGCTGCGAACTGAAAAACGCATTATCGACACCTATGATTTTTTGAACCGGGAAACCAACGTTTACAATAGCGGCTCACATGGTATCAACGTACTTTCGACTATGGCCGCTTACCAGCCCGGCACAATGATCGGTGCAGCATTCAAAGCTTCTTACGCACTGTACCACACCGAAAATGACTTCGGAGAATCGCCTTATGAAGAAATAACCTGGCTTCTGGCCGCCGAGCGGGCGGATAGTATCGGCGCCGACGTTGTGAACACTTCGCTGGGTTATTATTCTTTCGACGATGATTTTGCCACCGATGCCTACAATTATACTTATGAGGACATGAACGGAAAAACGACCATTATCAGCCGGGCAGCGCGGTTTGCGACGCGAACCGGAATGCTGGTCGTGAATTCGGCGGGTAACGAAGGGAATAATGCCTGGCGATACATTACCGCCCCTGCCGATGTGGATTCCGTATTAACGGTCGGTGCTACTACCTATGACCGGAGCTATGCCGCGCTAAGTTCCATTGGCCCCAATGCAGCCGGCCAGCAAAAGCCTGATTTGGCGGCAGTTGGATTCGGCACTGTGGTAGGATCTGTCTCGGGCTCTGCCAGCAGCGGCAACGGTACTTCCTTTTCTTCACCTTTGATCGCCGGACTAGCCGCGATCCTCTGGCAGGCACATCCGCAACTCACCGCCCAGCAGATTATTTATGTATTAAAAAAATCAGGTCACCTGGCCAATGCTCCTGATAATAAGTTAGGCTTCGGTGTCCCCAGCGCAGTCAAAGCAGAGCAGATTATCGCCGATGAATTCAGCCCGCTTGGCACCGAAGAGGGGATAATCAGCTCCATTATATTGGCCCCAAATCCGGTAAATACCAATGTTACGCTGACAATTCCGCCCGCGCTCATCGGCAGGCATGCGAGCCTGAATGTATTCGGTGTAAATGGCGTTTCCAGGTACAACAAAACCGAGCGTTTAACAGAAAGTCACACCATTTTTGCCGGAAACTTACCTGCTGGCTTGTACCTGATGAGCATTCAGGTTGATAATCAGGAACGCACCTTAAAGTTTATAAAGAAATAG
- a CDS encoding NUDIX hydrolase, with amino-acid sequence MKRHSLIALLDSYKPESGEEEKMYFETINFVRKNPDCFKRTLLEGHITASGWVLSADKNSVLLMHHFKLNRWFQPGGHCDGDPDVESVARKEVWEETGINNLILARKGIFDIDIHPIPANKETPEHLHYDIRFAYQSDEKQEIAINSESRDVQWIPISEVRHFNNSESIMRMVRKTISL; translated from the coding sequence ATGAAACGCCACAGTTTGATTGCACTCCTGGATTCATATAAACCGGAATCCGGGGAGGAGGAAAAGATGTATTTTGAAACGATAAATTTTGTACGAAAGAACCCTGACTGCTTCAAAAGGACACTCTTAGAAGGTCATATTACAGCCTCGGGCTGGGTTTTGTCAGCTGATAAAAATTCAGTTCTACTGATGCATCACTTCAAATTGAACCGCTGGTTCCAGCCGGGCGGACATTGCGACGGCGATCCGGATGTAGAAAGTGTGGCGCGTAAGGAAGTATGGGAGGAAACAGGGATCAACAACTTGATTTTGGCCAGGAAAGGTATTTTCGACATCGATATTCATCCTATTCCTGCCAACAAAGAAACCCCCGAACACCTGCATTATGACATTCGGTTTGCCTATCAATCTGATGAAAAACAAGAGATTGCAATCAATAGCGAATCCCGGGACGTACAATGGATCCCTATTTCAGAAGTCCGTCATTTCAACAACTCGGAATCGATCATGCGAATGGTCAGGAAGACTATTTCTTTATAA
- a CDS encoding DUF2911 domain-containing protein, with amino-acid sequence MKKHLLTVLLAVLLSTYAIGQRTPALSQGAQVMQTIGVTDFTVNYSRPTLKKRKVFADSSALAPYNQLWRTGANSPTTLEASTEFNFGGRTVPAGKYALLSIPSGTAWTVILNKKYDQGTESYQESEDVARVTIGPTSGEFHEAFKIDIEPVSDSTGYVILSWSSVKVPIPVSIRTESLTMNALNKVIAEKPEDTDALENGAGYLLTKGKDLPVALSWADKAIGLKESYYNMWLKSSILAKLGKYNEALPVAQKALTLGKSDDQAFTGFFKGQIEKTIAEIQPKVTPKTVTTSVKGKKKKK; translated from the coding sequence ATGAAAAAGCATCTACTAACTGTTTTGCTTGCCGTTTTGCTTTCTACTTATGCGATCGGACAGCGCACGCCGGCATTGAGTCAGGGCGCGCAGGTAATGCAAACTATTGGCGTTACTGATTTTACCGTTAACTATTCACGGCCTACGCTCAAAAAAAGAAAAGTATTCGCCGACAGCTCTGCACTCGCGCCCTACAACCAGCTCTGGCGCACCGGAGCAAACAGCCCGACTACACTTGAAGCCAGCACAGAATTCAACTTCGGTGGCAGAACGGTACCCGCAGGGAAATACGCGTTGCTTTCGATTCCTTCGGGCACGGCCTGGACGGTGATCTTGAACAAAAAATATGATCAGGGAACAGAAAGCTACCAAGAATCCGAAGATGTAGCACGTGTGACTATCGGGCCTACCTCGGGGGAATTTCACGAGGCTTTCAAAATAGACATTGAGCCCGTTTCGGATAGTACCGGTTATGTGATCCTGTCGTGGTCGTCGGTGAAGGTTCCCATTCCGGTTTCGATACGCACGGAATCGCTTACTATGAATGCCCTGAACAAAGTAATTGCAGAAAAGCCCGAGGATACTGATGCATTGGAAAACGGGGCGGGATACTTACTTACAAAAGGAAAAGATTTGCCAGTGGCACTTTCCTGGGCCGACAAAGCGATCGGATTGAAAGAATCTTACTATAATATGTGGCTAAAATCCTCAATACTAGCCAAATTAGGCAAATACAATGAGGCGCTGCCGGTAGCCCAAAAAGCACTTACGCTGGGCAAGTCTGATGATCAGGCATTCACCGGTTTTTTCAAGGGACAAATTGAAAAGACAATCGCCGAAATTCAGCCAAAAGTCACTCCGAAGACAGTTACGACGAGCGTGAAAGGCAAAAAGAAAAAGAAATAG
- a CDS encoding trimeric intracellular cation channel family protein — protein sequence MSIQYVLEIIGTFAFAISGALAVKDLQNPDWFAALFTAFISSIGGGTLRDILLGSYPLVWISDITIIYAILAGVLATFIFFKFLLRLRKTLFLFDTFGIALFTIVGTEKALHLGVRPEIAVIMGVFSATMGGVIRDVMTNEIPIIYRKEVYATACLAGACSYLLFDELGMERNSAFISASLVIIVIRLLAVRFEWSVPRFFR from the coding sequence ATGAGTATTCAATACGTTCTTGAAATCATCGGGACTTTCGCATTTGCCATTTCAGGCGCGCTGGCTGTGAAAGACCTGCAAAACCCCGATTGGTTCGCAGCATTATTTACCGCATTCATTTCTTCGATAGGCGGCGGAACATTACGTGACATTCTGCTTGGAAGTTACCCGCTGGTATGGATCAGCGACATTACCATTATTTATGCAATCCTGGCTGGTGTACTGGCCACATTTATATTTTTCAAATTCCTCCTGAGACTCAGAAAAACGCTGTTCCTTTTTGACACTTTCGGAATTGCATTGTTTACGATCGTAGGCACGGAAAAGGCGCTTCACTTAGGCGTAAGACCAGAAATTGCGGTGATTATGGGCGTTTTCTCTGCTACAATGGGTGGCGTGATCCGGGATGTGATGACGAATGAAATCCCAATCATTTACAGGAAAGAAGTATATGCAACTGCATGCCTTGCAGGGGCATGCAGTTATCTATTGTTTGATGAACTTGGCATGGAACGAAATAGCGCTTTCATTTCTGCGTCGCTCGTCATCATTGTAATCCGCCTGCTGGCTGTTCGTTTTGAATGGAGCGTACCGCGGTTTTTCAGATAA